Proteins from one Phocoena phocoena chromosome 7, mPhoPho1.1, whole genome shotgun sequence genomic window:
- the GCG gene encoding pro-glucagon isoform X1, whose amino-acid sequence MKSIYFVAGLLVMLVQGSWQRSLQDTEEKSRSFPAPQTDPLNDPDQMNEDKRHSQGTFTSDYSKYLDSRRAQDFVQWLMNTKRNKNNIAKRHDEFERHAEGTFTSDVSSYLEGQAAKEFIAWLVKGRGRRDFPEEVTIVEELRRRHADGSFSDEMNTVLDNLATRDFINWLLQTKVTDRK is encoded by the exons atgaaaagcatttaCTTTGTGGCTGGATTACTTGTAATGCTGGTCCAAGGCAGCTGGCAACGTTCCCTTCAGGACACAGAGGAGAAATCCAG ATCATTCCCAGCTCCCCAGACCGACCCGCTCAATGATCCAGATCAGATGAATGAAGACAAGCGCCACTCACAGGGCACGTTCACCAGTGACTACAGCAAGTATCTGGACTCCAGGCGCGCCCAGGATTTTGTGCAGTGGTTGATGAACACCAAGAGGAATAA GAATAACATTGCCAAACGTCATGATGAATTTGAGAGACATGCTGAAGGAACCTTTACCAGTGATGTAAGTTCTTATCTGGAAGGCCAAGCTGCCAAGGAATTCATTGCTTGGCTGGTGAAAGGCCGAGGAAGGCGAGA tttCCCAGAAGAAGTCACCATTGTTGAAGAACTCCGCCGCAGACACGCCGATGGCTCTTTCTCTGATGAGATGAACACAGTTCTCGATAATCTTGCCACTCGAGACTTTATAAACTGGTTGCTTCAGACAAAAGTTACTGACAG gaAGTAA
- the GCG gene encoding pro-glucagon isoform X2, with product MKSIYFVAGLLVMLVQGSWQRSLQDTEEKSRSFPAPQTDPLNDPDQMNEDKRHSQGTFTSDYSKYLDSRRAQDFVQWLMNTKRNKNNIAKRHDEFERHAEGTFTSDVSSYLEGQAAKEFIAWLVKGRGRRDFPEEVTIVEELRRRHADGSFSDEMNTVLDNLATRDFINWLLQTKVTDR from the exons atgaaaagcatttaCTTTGTGGCTGGATTACTTGTAATGCTGGTCCAAGGCAGCTGGCAACGTTCCCTTCAGGACACAGAGGAGAAATCCAG ATCATTCCCAGCTCCCCAGACCGACCCGCTCAATGATCCAGATCAGATGAATGAAGACAAGCGCCACTCACAGGGCACGTTCACCAGTGACTACAGCAAGTATCTGGACTCCAGGCGCGCCCAGGATTTTGTGCAGTGGTTGATGAACACCAAGAGGAATAA GAATAACATTGCCAAACGTCATGATGAATTTGAGAGACATGCTGAAGGAACCTTTACCAGTGATGTAAGTTCTTATCTGGAAGGCCAAGCTGCCAAGGAATTCATTGCTTGGCTGGTGAAAGGCCGAGGAAGGCGAGA tttCCCAGAAGAAGTCACCATTGTTGAAGAACTCCGCCGCAGACACGCCGATGGCTCTTTCTCTGATGAGATGAACACAGTTCTCGATAATCTTGCCACTCGAGACTTTATAAACTGGTTGCTTCAGACAAAAGTTACTGACAGgtga